In one window of Chitinophagales bacterium DNA:
- a CDS encoding glutamine synthetase III produces the protein MSLRFEAIGNLTSDANEVKVAGSTKITGIFGANVFTLKTAREFLSDEAYKSLSSSIKGGKKIDRAVASHIANGIRAWAESKGVTHFTHWFQPLTGTTAEKHDSFFTLKGDGTAIEEFDGAALIQQEPDASSFPSGGLRATFEARGYTAWDPSSPMFIMEIGQGKTLCIPTIFVSYTGESLDYKAPLLKALEAINKAAVDVCHYFDKNVTKVTPTLGWEQEYFVIDEALGNARPDLVQCGRTVFGASPAKGQQLEDHYFGSIPERVYAFMRDFEQESYKLGIPLRTRHNEVAPAQFECAPIFEEVNIAVDHNTLLMDVMSRVAKRHKLKVLLHEKPFAGINGSGKHNNWSMATDTGVNLLAPGKTPKTNLMFLTFFVNTIKAVHDYADIMRASIASAPNDHRLGANEAPPAIISVFVGQYLAKVLSDIEARVGDKFDEQDEAILKLDLHRSIPELMLDNTDRNRTSPFAFTGNKFEFRAVGSSANCANAMTTLNTIMAATLRQFKKDVDALIEKGDKKEIAVMHVIQKYIVESKKVLFEGDGYSDEWHKEAERRGLPNMKTTPVALDAMVTEKAKHLFESNNVYTHSELEARHEIELENYIKKVQIEARVMGDLAINHILPAAVKYQNELLANVNGLKAAGLPESAYASQLTILKQISEHIQQVYSKVDGMVEARKVANKLEDTRAKAIAYCDDVKGKYFDDIRYHVDKLELLVDDPNWTLPKYREMLFLR, from the coding sequence ATGTCTCTACGTTTCGAAGCCATTGGAAATCTCACAAGCGATGCCAATGAGGTAAAAGTAGCCGGCAGTACCAAGATTACCGGAATCTTTGGTGCCAATGTATTTACCCTGAAAACAGCCCGCGAATTCCTGAGCGATGAAGCTTACAAAAGCTTATCGAGCAGTATTAAGGGTGGTAAAAAAATTGACCGTGCTGTGGCCAGTCATATTGCCAACGGTATCAGAGCATGGGCAGAAAGCAAGGGTGTTACCCACTTCACTCACTGGTTTCAGCCACTTACCGGTACTACTGCTGAGAAACATGATTCTTTCTTCACACTGAAAGGTGATGGTACAGCCATCGAAGAATTTGATGGTGCTGCGTTGATTCAGCAGGAACCAGATGCATCTTCATTCCCCAGTGGTGGTCTCCGTGCAACTTTTGAAGCACGTGGCTATACTGCATGGGATCCATCCTCTCCTATGTTTATTATGGAGATTGGTCAGGGTAAAACATTGTGTATCCCAACCATCTTTGTTTCTTATACAGGTGAATCACTTGACTACAAAGCACCTTTATTGAAAGCCTTAGAGGCCATCAACAAAGCAGCTGTTGATGTTTGTCATTATTTCGATAAGAATGTTACCAAAGTAACACCTACCCTCGGTTGGGAACAGGAATACTTTGTGATTGACGAAGCATTAGGTAATGCTCGTCCCGATCTGGTACAGTGCGGTCGTACCGTATTTGGTGCAAGCCCTGCGAAAGGTCAGCAATTGGAAGACCATTATTTTGGTTCTATCCCCGAGCGCGTGTATGCATTCATGCGCGATTTCGAGCAAGAGTCTTACAAGCTGGGTATTCCCTTGCGTACACGCCACAACGAGGTAGCGCCTGCACAGTTTGAGTGTGCGCCTATTTTCGAAGAAGTGAATATTGCGGTTGACCACAACACTTTGTTGATGGATGTAATGAGCCGTGTTGCTAAGCGTCATAAGCTGAAAGTATTGCTGCATGAGAAGCCATTCGCTGGTATCAACGGTAGCGGTAAGCACAATAACTGGTCGATGGCAACAGATACAGGTGTTAACCTGTTGGCTCCAGGCAAAACACCTAAGACCAACCTGATGTTCCTGACATTCTTCGTGAACACCATCAAAGCAGTACATGATTATGCAGACATCATGCGTGCATCTATCGCTTCTGCACCAAACGATCACCGTCTGGGTGCCAACGAAGCGCCTCCTGCTATTATCTCTGTATTCGTGGGTCAGTATCTCGCTAAAGTATTGTCTGATATTGAAGCACGTGTAGGTGATAAATTCGATGAGCAGGATGAAGCCATCCTGAAACTCGATCTGCACCGCAGCATTCCAGAATTGATGCTGGACAACACAGACCGTAACAGAACTTCACCTTTTGCCTTTACCGGTAATAAGTTTGAATTCCGTGCAGTAGGTTCTTCAGCCAACTGCGCCAATGCCATGACAACCCTGAACACCATCATGGCTGCTACTTTGCGTCAGTTCAAAAAAGATGTAGATGCATTGATTGAGAAGGGCGACAAGAAAGAGATTGCCGTAATGCATGTGATTCAGAAATACATTGTTGAGAGCAAAAAAGTATTGTTCGAAGGTGATGGCTATAGCGATGAGTGGCATAAAGAAGCTGAGCGCCGTGGCCTGCCTAATATGAAGACTACTCCAGTTGCTTTGGATGCAATGGTTACTGAAAAAGCCAAGCATCTGTTCGAAAGCAATAATGTGTACACGCATTCAGAGCTGGAAGCACGTCATGAGATTGAACTCGAGAACTATATCAAGAAAGTACAGATTGAAGCTCGTGTGATGGGCGACTTAGCTATTAACCACATCCTGCCTGCAGCTGTGAAATACCAAAACGAGTTGTTGGCTAATGTGAATGGTTTGAAAGCAGCCGGCTTACCAGAATCTGCCTATGCTAGTCAGCTCACTATCCTGAAGCAAATCAGCGAGCATATTCAACAAGTATACAGCAAAGTTGATGGCATGGTTGAAGCCAGAAAAGTAGCCAACAAGCTGGAAGATACCAGAGCAAAAGCCATCGCTTATTGCGATGATGTAAAAGGCAAATACTTTGATGATATCCGTTATCATGTAGATAAGCTGGAGCTCTTGGTAGATGATCCTAACTGGACACTGCCTAAGTATCGCGAAATGCTTTTCTTACGCTAA